The proteins below are encoded in one region of Buttiauxella gaviniae:
- the yvcK gene encoding uridine diphosphate-N-acetylglucosamine-binding protein YvcK: protein MRNRTFADLDRVVALGGGHGLGRVMSSLSSLGSRLTGIVTTTDNGGSTGRIRRSEGGIAWGDMRNCLNQLITEQSVASAMFEYRFGGNGELSGHNLGNLMLKALDHLSVRPLEAINLIRNLLKVDAFLIPMSEQPVDLMATDADGHFIYGEVNIDQLSSPPQELSLYPKAHATREAVQAIAEADLILIGPGSFYTSLMPLLLLEDMDQALRRTPAPVVFIGNLGKELSTAAASLTLGQTLDIMEQRVGKRIIDAVVVGPQIDVSEITDRVVIQEPLEAHDIRYRHDRHLLRQALEKAIQQLG from the coding sequence ATGCGCAATCGTACGTTTGCGGATTTGGACCGGGTGGTCGCCCTTGGCGGCGGGCACGGTCTGGGCAGGGTCATGTCATCCCTCTCCTCTTTGGGTTCACGTTTAACCGGCATTGTGACCACCACCGATAACGGCGGTTCTACGGGGCGCATTCGACGCTCCGAAGGGGGGATTGCCTGGGGCGATATGCGCAACTGCTTAAATCAGTTAATTACCGAACAAAGCGTTGCTTCTGCCATGTTTGAGTATCGTTTTGGAGGTAACGGCGAACTTTCTGGACATAACCTCGGAAACTTGATGTTAAAGGCCCTCGACCATCTGAGTGTGCGGCCTTTAGAAGCTATCAATCTCATTCGTAACCTGCTTAAAGTGGATGCGTTTCTGATTCCGATGTCTGAACAGCCGGTTGATCTGATGGCAACCGATGCAGACGGGCATTTTATCTACGGGGAAGTGAATATAGATCAGCTTTCTTCCCCGCCACAGGAGCTGTCGCTGTACCCTAAAGCGCACGCCACGCGTGAAGCGGTGCAGGCCATTGCCGAAGCGGATTTAATTTTGATTGGGCCGGGGAGTTTTTACACAAGCCTGATGCCGCTGCTTCTGCTTGAGGATATGGATCAAGCGCTGCGCCGAACGCCTGCGCCGGTGGTATTTATCGGTAATCTCGGCAAAGAGCTTAGCACTGCTGCAGCCAGCCTGACGCTGGGGCAAACCTTAGACATTATGGAGCAACGTGTTGGGAAGCGGATTATTGATGCGGTAGTTGTTGGCCCACAAATTGATGTGTCTGAAATCACCGATCGCGTGGTGATTCAGGAGCCGCTTGAGGCGCACGATATTCGTTACCGCCATGACCGGCACCTGCTTCGCCAGGCGCTGGAGAAAGCGATTCAGCAACTGGGGTAG
- the moaC gene encoding cyclic pyranopterin monophosphate synthase MoaC, giving the protein MSQLTHINAHGEAHMVDVSAKAETVREARAEAFITMEAATLAKIIEGSHHKGDVFATARIAGIQAAKRTWDLIPLCHPLMLSKVEVNLVAQPEHNRVRIESVCRLTSKTGVEMEALTAASVAALTIYDMCKAVQKDMVIGPVRLLAKSGGKSGDFKVESHD; this is encoded by the coding sequence ATGTCGCAACTGACCCATATTAATGCGCACGGCGAAGCGCACATGGTTGATGTCTCCGCCAAGGCCGAAACCGTACGCGAAGCGCGTGCGGAAGCGTTTATCACGATGGAAGCTGCCACGCTTGCCAAGATTATTGAAGGCAGCCATCACAAAGGTGATGTGTTCGCCACCGCACGTATTGCCGGTATCCAGGCCGCGAAACGCACCTGGGATTTAATTCCGCTTTGCCATCCGCTGATGCTCAGTAAAGTCGAAGTCAACCTGGTTGCTCAGCCCGAGCATAATCGTGTGCGCATTGAATCCGTCTGCCGCCTGACCAGTAAAACCGGAGTGGAAATGGAAGCATTAACCGCCGCATCGGTTGCCGCGTTAACCATCTATGACATGTGTAAAGCAGTACAAAAAGACATGGTAATTGGCCCCGTGCGACTGCTGGCGAAAAGCGGCGGCAAGTCGGGAGATTTTAAGGTGGAAAGCCATGATTAA
- a CDS encoding Bax inhibitor-1/YccA family protein: MDRFPRSNDTIVQQARTGLQAYMAQVYGWMTCGLLLTAFVAWYAANTPAVMEFVFSSKITFFGLIIVQLGLVFVLSGMVHKLSAGMATSLFMLYSALTGLTLSSIFIVYTYSSIASTFVVAGGMFGAMSLYGYTTKRDLSGFGNMLFMALIGIVLASLVNMWLKSTALMWAVTYIGVIVFVGLTAYDTQKLKNIGEQIDTRDTQTMRKYSILGALTLYLDFINLFLMLLRIFGNRR, encoded by the coding sequence ATGGATCGATTCCCACGTTCCAATGACACCATTGTGCAGCAGGCCCGTACTGGCTTGCAGGCATATATGGCACAAGTATACGGCTGGATGACCTGCGGCCTGTTGCTGACGGCATTTGTTGCCTGGTATGCCGCGAATACCCCAGCGGTAATGGAATTCGTCTTTTCCAGCAAAATCACATTCTTTGGGTTGATCATCGTCCAGTTAGGGCTGGTGTTTGTGCTTTCCGGTATGGTGCATAAGCTCAGCGCAGGCATGGCAACCAGCTTGTTCATGCTCTATTCCGCCTTAACGGGCCTGACGCTTTCCAGTATTTTCATCGTTTACACCTATTCTTCGATTGCCAGTACTTTTGTCGTCGCAGGCGGGATGTTTGGTGCGATGAGCCTTTACGGCTACACCACCAAGCGCGACCTGAGCGGTTTTGGCAACATGCTGTTTATGGCGCTGATCGGCATCGTGTTGGCTTCGCTGGTGAACATGTGGCTGAAAAGCACCGCGCTGATGTGGGCGGTGACTTATATCGGCGTGATCGTGTTTGTTGGTCTGACGGCCTACGATACCCAGAAGCTGAAAAACATTGGCGAGCAAATTGATACTCGCGATACGCAAACCATGCGCAAGTACTCGATTCTTGGCGCACTGACGCTGTATCTCGACTTCATCAACCTGTTCCTGATGCTGCTGCGTATTTTCGGCAATCGTCGTTAA
- a CDS encoding endonuclease/exonuclease/phosphatase family protein: MGNNAQHLSFKVLTINTHKGFTALNRRFILPELRDAVRATSADIVCLQEVMGAHEVHPLHVENWPDTSHYEFLADTMWSDFAYGRNAVYPEGHHGNAVLSRFPISHYENRDISVEGHEKRGMLYCQMNPPGKGIRVHVICVHLGLRDAHRQAQLNMLCQLVNELPEGEPVIVAGDFNDWQQRVNRQLKQTGLDEVFTRAMGRPARTFPARFPLLRLDRIYVKNASASAPTALPLRHWRHLSDHAPLAVEIHI, translated from the coding sequence ATGGGTAACAATGCTCAGCACTTATCCTTTAAAGTGCTCACAATTAATACACACAAAGGTTTTACCGCCCTCAACAGGCGTTTTATTTTGCCGGAGTTACGCGATGCAGTCCGCGCGACTTCCGCCGATATTGTCTGTTTGCAGGAGGTCATGGGCGCTCATGAAGTGCATCCGCTGCATGTGGAAAACTGGCCTGATACCAGCCACTACGAATTTCTCGCCGACACCATGTGGAGCGATTTCGCCTATGGCCGTAACGCGGTTTATCCCGAAGGGCATCACGGGAATGCGGTGCTGTCCCGCTTCCCTATCAGCCATTATGAAAACCGCGATATTTCCGTAGAGGGCCACGAAAAGCGAGGCATGCTTTATTGCCAGATGAATCCGCCGGGTAAAGGTATCCGCGTGCACGTGATATGCGTGCATCTTGGCCTGCGAGATGCTCACCGTCAGGCGCAGCTCAATATGCTCTGCCAGTTGGTCAATGAATTACCGGAAGGCGAGCCTGTGATCGTCGCCGGTGATTTTAATGACTGGCAGCAACGCGTGAATCGGCAGTTAAAACAGACGGGTTTAGATGAAGTTTTTACCCGCGCAATGGGCCGCCCGGCACGTACCTTCCCTGCTCGTTTCCCGCTGCTTCGCCTTGACAGAATTTATGTGAAAAATGCGTCTGCCTCGGCTCCAACGGCTTTGCCGTTGCGGCACTGGCGCCACCTTTCAGACCATGCGCCATTAGCGGTGGAGATTCATATATGA
- the moaB gene encoding molybdenum cofactor biosynthesis protein B, with the protein MSQVSSEFIPVHIAILTVSSRRGEEDDTSGHYLRDAATDAGHKVVAKAIVKENRYAIRAQVSQWIADDEVQVVLINGGTGFTDGDQAPEALLPLFDREIEGFGEVFRMLSFEEIGTSTLQSRAVAGIANRTLIFAMPGSPKACHTAWDNIIQPQLDARVRPCNFHPHLKK; encoded by the coding sequence ATGAGCCAGGTGAGTAGCGAATTTATCCCGGTACATATTGCCATTCTGACTGTTTCCAGCCGTCGCGGTGAAGAAGATGATACATCAGGACATTATCTGCGCGATGCCGCAACAGATGCGGGTCACAAAGTGGTCGCTAAAGCGATTGTGAAAGAGAACCGCTACGCAATTCGCGCTCAGGTTTCCCAGTGGATTGCAGACGATGAAGTTCAGGTTGTGCTGATTAACGGCGGAACAGGTTTTACCGACGGTGACCAGGCCCCAGAAGCACTGCTCCCGCTGTTTGATCGCGAAATCGAAGGTTTTGGCGAAGTGTTCCGCATGCTCTCTTTTGAAGAGATCGGCACTTCAACGCTGCAATCGCGCGCGGTGGCGGGTATCGCCAACCGTACGCTGATTTTCGCTATGCCCGGTTCGCCGAAAGCCTGCCATACCGCATGGGACAATATTATTCAGCCGCAGCTTGATGCTCGCGTGCGCCCGTGTAATTTCCACCCTCATCTCAAGAAATAG
- the moaA gene encoding GTP 3',8-cyclase MoaA, with protein MATQLTDAFARKFFYLRLSITDVCNFRCNYCLPDGYKPHGVANKSFLNVDEIRRVTRAFAALGTEKVRLTGGEPSLRKDFTDIIAAVRENPGIRQLAVTTNGYRLARDIQQWRDAGLTAVNVSVDSLDARQFHAITGQDKFRQVMEGIDATFAAGFERVKVNTVLMRGVNSHELDTFLAWIKPRPIQLRFIELMETGDGGDLFRKHHISGKTIRDQLLARGWIHQIRSRSDGPAQVFCHPDYQGEIGLIMPYEKDFCASCNRLRVSSVGNLHLCLFGEQGISLRDLLADDGQIDALEARIAEALTHKKQTHFLHDGDTGITQNLSYIGG; from the coding sequence ATGGCTACTCAACTTACCGATGCTTTCGCACGGAAGTTTTTTTATCTGCGTCTGTCTATTACCGATGTTTGCAACTTCCGTTGCAATTATTGCCTCCCTGACGGCTACAAGCCTCACGGCGTGGCAAATAAAAGTTTCCTCAACGTCGATGAAATTCGCCGTGTTACGCGCGCCTTTGCTGCCCTCGGCACGGAAAAAGTGCGCCTGACGGGGGGCGAACCCTCCCTGCGCAAAGACTTTACTGACATCATCGCTGCCGTGCGTGAAAATCCGGGTATTCGCCAGCTTGCCGTTACCACTAACGGTTATCGCCTTGCGCGTGATATCCAGCAGTGGCGCGATGCCGGTCTTACGGCGGTGAACGTCAGCGTCGATAGCCTAGATGCACGCCAGTTCCACGCCATTACCGGCCAGGATAAATTCCGCCAGGTGATGGAGGGGATTGATGCCACTTTTGCCGCGGGTTTTGAACGCGTAAAAGTGAATACCGTGCTAATGCGCGGGGTAAATAGCCACGAGCTCGATACCTTCCTTGCATGGATTAAACCCCGCCCCATTCAACTGCGTTTTATTGAACTGATGGAAACCGGCGACGGCGGCGATCTGTTCCGTAAACATCACATTTCCGGCAAAACCATTCGCGACCAACTTCTGGCGCGCGGCTGGATTCACCAGATTCGCAGCCGCAGCGATGGCCCGGCTCAGGTCTTCTGCCACCCGGACTACCAGGGCGAAATCGGCCTGATCATGCCGTATGAGAAAGATTTCTGTGCCAGCTGCAACCGCCTGCGCGTCTCGTCTGTCGGTAACCTGCATTTATGCTTATTTGGTGAGCAGGGGATTTCACTGCGCGATCTGCTGGCCGATGACGGGCAAATCGATGCGCTTGAAGCCCGCATTGCCGAGGCGTTAACGCACAAAAAGCAGACCCATTTCCTGCATGACGGTGACACCGGCATCACTCAGAATCTGTCCTACATCGGCGGATAA
- a CDS encoding lysylphosphatidylglycerol synthase domain-containing protein → MSHSHPKWRKAKKILTWLFFIAVIVLLVVYATKVNWEEVWEVIRNYNRIALFSAVGLVILSYLIYGCYDLLARSYCGHKLAKRQVMLVSFICYAFNLTLSTWVGGIGMRYRLYSRLGLPSATITRIFSLSISTNWLGYILLAGVIFTVGVVQLPAHWYIDETTLRILGIVLLAIIAVYLWFCAFAKHRHMTIKGQRLVLPSFKFALMQMVISSANWMVMGAIIWLLLGQQVNYFFVLGVLLVSSIAGVIVHIPAGIGVLEAVFIALLAGEHVSNGTIIAALLAYRMLYFIAPLLLAIVCYLWLESRAKKMRVKNEEKMERSL, encoded by the coding sequence ATGTCACACTCGCACCCAAAATGGCGCAAAGCGAAAAAAATTCTCACCTGGCTGTTTTTCATCGCCGTCATCGTGCTGTTGGTGGTGTATGCCACAAAAGTAAACTGGGAAGAAGTCTGGGAGGTGATTCGAAATTACAACCGCATCGCTTTGTTTAGCGCGGTTGGGCTGGTGATCCTAAGCTACCTGATTTATGGCTGTTACGATCTGCTGGCGCGCTCTTACTGCGGGCATAAACTGGCGAAACGGCAGGTCATGCTGGTGTCGTTTATCTGTTATGCCTTCAACTTAACGCTGAGCACCTGGGTCGGCGGGATCGGTATGCGCTATCGGCTTTATTCCCGCCTTGGCCTGCCAAGCGCCACCATAACGCGCATTTTCTCGTTAAGCATTTCGACCAACTGGCTCGGCTATATTTTGCTCGCTGGCGTGATTTTTACCGTGGGCGTAGTGCAGCTCCCGGCTCACTGGTATATCGACGAAACAACGCTGCGGATTTTAGGCATCGTGTTGTTGGCAATTATTGCGGTCTACCTGTGGTTTTGTGCATTTGCAAAGCATCGCCATATGACGATCAAAGGCCAGCGCCTGGTGCTGCCGTCGTTCAAATTTGCGCTGATGCAGATGGTGATTTCCAGCGCTAACTGGATGGTAATGGGCGCAATAATCTGGCTGCTGCTGGGCCAGCAGGTCAATTATTTCTTCGTTTTAGGCGTGCTTTTGGTCAGCAGTATTGCGGGGGTTATTGTGCATATTCCCGCCGGAATTGGCGTGCTGGAAGCGGTGTTTATTGCCCTGCTGGCAGGCGAACATGTCAGCAACGGCACAATCATCGCCGCACTTCTGGCTTACCGTATGCTCTACTTTATCGCTCCGCTGCTATTGGCGATTGTTTGTTATTTGTGGCTGGAAAGCCGGGCGAAAAAGATGCGGGTAAAGAACGAAGAGAAGATGGAGAGGAGTTTGTAA
- the moaE gene encoding molybdopterin synthase catalytic subunit MoaE gives MENTRIRVSHENFNVGDEYQWLAQCDEDGAVVTFTGKVRNHNLGDSVSALTLEHYPGMTEKALAEIIDEARLRWPLQRVSVIHRIGELWPGDEIVFVGVTGAHRNSAFESAQFIMDYLKTRAPFWKREATPEGDRWVEARDTDKQAAKRW, from the coding sequence ATGGAAAACACACGAATCCGCGTAAGCCATGAAAACTTTAACGTTGGCGATGAATACCAGTGGCTTGCGCAGTGCGATGAAGACGGAGCCGTGGTGACGTTTACCGGCAAAGTACGCAATCACAATCTGGGCGATAGCGTCAGCGCGTTAACGCTTGAGCACTATCCGGGGATGACTGAAAAAGCCCTCGCGGAAATCATCGACGAAGCACGTCTTCGCTGGCCGCTGCAACGGGTGAGCGTTATTCATCGCATTGGCGAATTATGGCCTGGGGATGAGATCGTTTTCGTCGGGGTGACCGGGGCGCATCGTAATTCTGCGTTCGAATCCGCACAATTCATCATGGATTATCTGAAAACGCGAGCCCCGTTCTGGAAGCGCGAAGCCACGCCAGAAGGGGATCGCTGGGTAGAAGCGCGGGATACGGATAAGCAGGCGGCAAAACGCTGGTAA
- a CDS encoding YbhQ family protein, which translates to MKWQQRVQVTTGLSCWQIMLHLLVVCALLVGWKTATLIPVGIGLCALYIATVVLMFILQRVHTGRLRDIGDFLEELTTTWYFGNAMIALWLLSRVIDNKFLLAGAGLAMIAGPIIYSLFAKDKTSGDFAPKHPIRR; encoded by the coding sequence ATGAAATGGCAACAACGTGTACAAGTGACAACAGGCCTTAGCTGCTGGCAAATTATGCTGCACCTTTTGGTGGTCTGTGCGCTGCTCGTTGGCTGGAAAACTGCCACCCTTATCCCGGTTGGAATTGGGCTGTGCGCGCTGTATATCGCAACAGTTGTTTTGATGTTCATTCTGCAACGCGTTCATACCGGGCGTTTACGCGATATTGGCGATTTTCTGGAAGAGCTGACCACCACCTGGTATTTCGGCAACGCAATGATTGCGCTGTGGCTGTTATCCCGCGTTATCGATAATAAATTTTTACTGGCAGGCGCAGGGCTTGCAATGATTGCAGGCCCGATAATCTATTCACTGTTTGCCAAAGATAAAACCTCAGGCGATTTTGCGCCGAAACATCCAATACGCCGCTGA
- the clsB gene encoding cardiolipin synthase ClsB — translation MKNNWRDGNRIELLENGDQFFPAVFKAIEKARSKVLLETFIWFEDNVGRQLHEVLLNAARRGVSIEVLLDGYGSPDLSDEFVSQLTTAGVMFRYYDPRPLVFGMRTNLFRRMHRKIVVVDGEVAFVGGINYSAEQMSDYGPEAKQDYSVKVEGPVVDDIYQYVISNLPGQENKRHWWNRRRNQAQENLTPGEAQALFVWRDNDRHRDDIERYYLKMLSNAKREVIIANAYFFPGYRLLHAMRNASRRGVSVKLIVQGEPDMPIVKVGARLLYNYLVRSGVKIYEYHRRPLHGKVALMDDHWATVGSSNLDPLSLSLNLEANLIIYDRTFNDTLRANLTGLIAKDCHPVVESMLPKRTWWNLGKSVLAFHFLRHFPAMVGWLPAHTPRLSQVMPPAQPHIETQDRVEADNQGVKL, via the coding sequence ATGAAAAATAACTGGCGCGACGGGAACCGGATTGAATTGCTCGAAAACGGTGACCAATTCTTCCCTGCGGTGTTTAAAGCTATTGAGAAGGCACGCAGCAAAGTGCTGCTCGAAACATTTATCTGGTTTGAAGATAACGTGGGGCGGCAGTTACACGAAGTACTGCTAAATGCTGCGCGTCGCGGCGTTAGTATAGAAGTGCTGCTTGATGGCTACGGTTCGCCGGATTTAAGCGATGAATTTGTTAGCCAACTGACTACCGCAGGCGTGATGTTCCGCTATTACGATCCCCGCCCGCTGGTGTTTGGCATGCGTACAAATTTATTCCGCCGTATGCACCGCAAAATTGTAGTGGTGGACGGCGAAGTGGCGTTTGTCGGCGGCATTAACTATTCCGCCGAACAAATGAGTGATTACGGCCCGGAAGCCAAGCAGGACTATTCGGTCAAAGTTGAAGGGCCGGTGGTGGATGATATTTATCAGTATGTGATTTCCAACCTGCCGGGGCAGGAAAATAAACGCCATTGGTGGAACCGCCGCCGTAACCAGGCGCAGGAAAACCTGACGCCTGGCGAAGCGCAAGCCTTGTTCGTCTGGCGTGATAACGACAGGCATCGGGATGACATCGAGCGTTATTACCTGAAAATGCTCAGTAATGCGAAGCGTGAAGTGATTATCGCCAACGCCTATTTCTTCCCCGGTTATCGCTTGCTGCATGCGATGCGCAATGCGTCTCGCCGCGGCGTTTCCGTTAAGTTGATCGTTCAGGGCGAGCCGGATATGCCGATTGTTAAAGTCGGTGCACGCCTGCTGTACAATTATTTAGTGCGCTCGGGGGTGAAAATTTACGAATACCATCGCCGCCCGTTACACGGCAAAGTCGCATTGATGGACGACCATTGGGCAACCGTCGGCTCCAGTAATCTTGATCCGCTGAGTTTGTCTCTCAATCTGGAAGCGAACCTGATTATTTATGACCGCACTTTCAATGACACTTTGCGCGCAAATTTGACCGGGCTGATTGCCAAAGATTGCCACCCTGTTGTTGAGTCGATGCTGCCCAAACGAACCTGGTGGAACCTGGGAAAAAGCGTTCTGGCGTTCCACTTCTTGCGTCACTTCCCGGCGATGGTGGGCTGGTTACCCGCGCATACCCCACGTCTTTCGCAGGTGATGCCTCCTGCGCAACCGCATATTGAAACGCAGGATCGGGTCGAAGCGGATAATCAGGGGGTCAAACTCTGA
- the moaD gene encoding molybdopterin synthase sulfur carrier subunit translates to MINVLFFAQVRELIDCDRLQLDATFSDVEQLRQHLAAKSDRWALALESGKLLAAVNQTLVSFDHPLNEGDEVAFFPPVTGG, encoded by the coding sequence ATGATTAATGTCCTTTTCTTCGCGCAGGTGCGTGAGCTTATTGATTGCGACCGCCTGCAACTGGATGCCACTTTTAGTGACGTTGAGCAACTGCGCCAGCACCTCGCCGCGAAAAGCGACCGTTGGGCACTGGCGTTAGAATCCGGTAAGCTTTTGGCGGCGGTAAACCAAACCCTGGTGAGTTTTGACCATCCGCTTAACGAGGGCGACGAAGTGGCGTTCTTCCCGCCGGTGACGGGGGGCTGA
- the uvrB gene encoding excinuclease ABC subunit UvrB → MSKAFKLNSAFKPSGDQPEAIRRLEEGLEDGLAHQTLLGVTGSGKTFTVANVIADLQRPTMVLAPNKTLAAQLYGEMKEFFPDNAVEFFVSYYDYYQPEAYVPSSDTFIEKDSSVNEHIEQMRLSATKALLERRDVIVVASVSAIYGLGDPDLYLKMMLHLTKGMIIDQRSILRRLTELQYTRNDQAFQRGTFRVRGEVIDIFPAESDDLALRVELFDEEVERLSLFDPLTGQIDNVIQRFTVYPKSHYVTPRERILQAMEEIKEELADRRKVLLANNKLLEEQRLAQRTQFDLEMMNELGYCSGVENYSRFLSGRGPGEPPPTLFDYLPADGLLVVDESHVTIPQIGGMYRGDRARKETLVEYGFRLPSALDNRPLKFEEFEALAPQTIYVSATPSNYELEKSGGDVVDQVVRPTGLLDPIIEVRPVGTQVDDLLSEIRKRVEINERVLVTTLTKRMAEDLTEYLEEHGERVRYLHSDIDTVERMEIIRDLRLGEFDVLVGINLLREGLDMPEVSLVAILDADKEGFLRSERSLIQTIGRAARNINGKAILYGDKITPSMAKAIGETERRREKQQRYNEENGITPQGLNKRVVDVLQLGEGMAKTKGRMKSKARSVIEDDEIVLTPKALQQKIQQLEGKMLEHAQNLEFEEAAQIRDQLHQLRQLFIAAS, encoded by the coding sequence ATGAGTAAAGCATTCAAATTAAATTCAGCATTCAAACCTTCTGGCGATCAGCCCGAAGCCATACGTCGCCTTGAAGAGGGGCTAGAAGACGGGCTTGCCCATCAAACGCTATTGGGGGTGACGGGCTCCGGTAAAACGTTCACCGTGGCGAATGTGATTGCTGATTTGCAACGTCCCACCATGGTGCTGGCTCCGAATAAAACCCTCGCGGCACAATTGTATGGCGAGATGAAAGAGTTCTTCCCGGATAACGCGGTTGAATTTTTTGTTTCCTACTACGATTACTACCAGCCCGAAGCCTACGTTCCGAGCTCAGATACGTTTATCGAAAAAGACTCATCGGTTAACGAACATATCGAACAGATGCGCCTGTCGGCCACCAAGGCCCTGCTTGAGCGGCGCGATGTGATTGTGGTGGCTTCGGTATCGGCCATTTATGGTTTGGGCGACCCGGATTTATACCTGAAGATGATGCTGCACCTCACCAAAGGGATGATTATCGACCAGCGTTCTATCTTGCGCCGCCTGACTGAATTGCAATATACCCGTAACGACCAGGCATTCCAGCGTGGGACTTTCCGCGTGCGCGGCGAAGTGATTGATATCTTCCCGGCTGAATCTGACGACCTGGCGTTACGTGTCGAGTTGTTTGATGAAGAAGTGGAGCGGCTTTCGCTGTTTGACCCGCTGACCGGGCAAATTGACAATGTGATTCAGCGTTTCACCGTGTACCCCAAATCCCACTACGTCACGCCTCGCGAACGTATTCTGCAGGCAATGGAAGAGATCAAAGAGGAGCTGGCGGACCGTCGAAAAGTCCTGCTGGCTAACAATAAATTGCTTGAAGAGCAGCGCCTTGCGCAGCGTACGCAGTTTGATTTAGAGATGATGAACGAACTGGGTTACTGCTCAGGGGTAGAAAACTATTCACGCTTCCTTTCTGGCCGTGGCCCTGGCGAGCCGCCGCCAACGTTGTTCGATTATCTGCCAGCCGATGGCTTGCTGGTTGTCGACGAATCCCACGTTACCATTCCGCAAATCGGCGGTATGTACCGTGGGGACCGGGCGCGTAAAGAGACGCTGGTGGAATATGGTTTCCGTCTCCCTTCCGCGCTCGACAATCGTCCGTTGAAATTTGAAGAGTTTGAAGCGCTGGCTCCGCAAACGATTTATGTCTCGGCAACCCCAAGCAACTACGAGCTGGAAAAATCGGGTGGCGATGTTGTCGATCAGGTTGTCAGGCCAACTGGCCTGTTGGACCCTATTATTGAAGTTCGTCCGGTGGGCACTCAGGTTGACGATCTGCTGTCTGAAATCCGTAAGCGCGTCGAAATTAACGAACGTGTTCTGGTCACTACGCTGACCAAACGCATGGCCGAGGATTTAACGGAATATCTCGAGGAGCACGGCGAGCGGGTTCGGTACCTGCACTCAGATATTGATACCGTTGAGCGTATGGAAATCATTCGTGATTTGCGCCTTGGCGAGTTCGATGTTCTGGTGGGGATCAACTTGCTGCGTGAAGGGCTGGACATGCCTGAAGTGTCGCTGGTGGCGATTCTTGATGCCGATAAAGAGGGCTTCCTGCGTTCCGAGCGTTCACTGATTCAGACCATTGGCCGTGCGGCGCGTAACATCAACGGTAAAGCCATTCTTTACGGCGACAAAATTACGCCATCTATGGCAAAAGCGATTGGCGAAACAGAACGCCGCCGTGAGAAACAGCAGCGCTATAACGAAGAGAATGGTATCACGCCGCAAGGGCTTAACAAGCGAGTCGTAGACGTCCTTCAGCTTGGCGAAGGGATGGCGAAAACCAAAGGCCGCATGAAGAGCAAAGCGCGCAGCGTGATTGAAGATGATGAAATCGTTCTGACACCAAAAGCGCTGCAGCAGAAAATTCAGCAGCTAGAAGGCAAGATGCTTGAGCATGCGCAGAACCTGGAGTTTGAAGAAGCGGCGCAGATTCGTGACCAGCTTCATCAGTTGCGGCAGCTTTTCATCGCAGCTTCGTAG